A genome region from Lytechinus pictus isolate F3 Inbred chromosome 14, Lp3.0, whole genome shotgun sequence includes the following:
- the LOC129275967 gene encoding uncharacterized protein LOC129275967 — protein LAASTVPIINSTSLSLNLTVPREHLYSKQALLVWRWHHHKAPPTIQVTNYFITYQQEGSNSKTVITVDSAFTSETLRTLKPNEPYRAFIKAVLNSTDVPFVDSALTYFHTPEQRFKRSDMGVTEFIILFLIFALWGLAMLRFFGTWNKKMNLRVTKDSIRTRDSSPTHRHLEAYRLYKKRRSAQQAKQSREREQGEAGSSGGGFGRSWQRSSTMKSFRARASNFSKRTRFGSSKSSAPPSPLPTTPECEPLRAEEQLTAPHPILQLQKPHHEQHEHRLHHHQPHQHTKDQPVNVTPPLSQPHAAAAAAAAVVIGVPVHVSYEAAGGSGDGSPTATVRLSPDRNPHSVI, from the exons CTTGCAGCCTCTACCGTGCCTATTATCAACTCCACCTCATTAAGCCTAAACCTCACAGTACCCCGGGAACATCTGTATTCCAAGCAGGCCCTTTTGGTGTGGCGATGGCATCACCACAAAGCCCCACCTACGATACAGGTCACGAACTATTTCATCACATACCAGCAAGAAGGAAGCAACTCCAAGACGGTCATTACGGTCGATAGCGCCTTTACATCGGAAACCTTAAGGACCTTGAAACCGAACGAGCCTTACAGGGCATTCATCAAGGCAGTTCTCAACAGCACAGATGTTCCATTTGTCGACAGCGCCCTCACGTATTTCCATACTCCAGAACAAA GATTTAAACGGAGTGATATGGGTGTCACGGAATTCATCATCCTGTTTCTAATCTTTGCACTTTGGGGATTGGCCATGCTAAGATTTTTCGGTACGTGGAACAAGAAAATGAATTTGAGAGTGACCAAAGACTCGATAAGAACTCGGGACTCCTCGCCGACCCACCGCCACTTGGAAGCGTATAGACTGTACAAAAAGCGACGTTCTGCTCAGCAGGCTAAACAGTCTCGAGAAAGGGAACAAGGTGAAGCGGGAAGTAGCGGTGGCGGTTTTGGAAGAAGCTGGCAGCGGTCGTCCACCATGAAAAGCTTCCGGGCTCGTGCGTCAAACTTCTCCAAAAGGACTAGATTTGGATCGTCGAAATCCTCGGCCCCGCCGTCCCCGCTACCGACCACACCGGAATGTGAACCGCTTCGGGCGGAAGAACAGCTAACAGCGCCCCACCCTATTCTACAGCTGCAGAAACCGCATCATGAACAACATGAGCATCGTCTTCACCACCATCAACCGCATCAACACACAAAAGACCAACCGGTCAATGTGACTCCACCGCTGTCTCAACCGCACGCGGCGGCTGCAGCAGCCGCTGCGGTAGTAATTGGTGTGCCTGTTCACGTGTCTTACGAAGCAGCCGGTGGTAGCGGTGATGGGTCCCCAACGGCAACGGTTCGGCTGAGTCCTGACCGGAATCCGCATTCTGTTATATGA
- the LOC129276306 gene encoding uncharacterized protein LOC129276306: MDTTTTIPPEFADVTSTTALEARLQSVSSEVVSPELDRTSESIVSRFTSFATETIGNDTLILNSTYNTGNWSSHVNVTRTPTEIEDLGIKRLVVILTNIFVVIAIVITCFLAFHHRRWQEKMRRERQNVPICKYDVVDVEEGEEENGEDYEIFEK, from the exons ATGGATACGACAACGACAATTCCTCCTGAATTTGCTGACGTTACTTCCACAACAGCACTGGAGGCCAGGCTGCAATCGGTCTCATCAGAAGTCGTTTCTCCAGAATTAGATAGAACATCAGAATCCATTGTTTCCAGATTCACATCCTTTGCCACAGAAACTATAG GTAACGATACTCTAATTCTCAACTCAACATATAATACTGGTAACTGGAGCTCACACGTTAATGTTACGCGGACTCCAACTGAAATCGAAGACTTGG GTATCAAGCGCCTGGTCGTCATCCTGACCAACATCTTCGTCGTCATCGCCATCGTCATCACGTGTTTCCTCGCCTTCCACCATCGACGATGGCAGGAGAAGATGAGACGTGAACGACAGAACGTACCAATCTGTAAATACGACGTCGTTGACGtcgaggagggggaggaggaaaaCGGCGAGGATTACGAGATCTTCGAGAAATAG